In Rouxiella sp. WC2420, the following proteins share a genomic window:
- a CDS encoding Na+/H+ antiporter, whose translation MEIFFTILILILVVSLSGVVTRMLPFQVPLPLMQILVGALLAWPNFGLHVNFDPDLFLVLFIPPLLFADGWKTPMREFLHKGREILGLALALVLVTVVGIGYLIYMMVPNIPLVAAFALAAVLSPTDAVALSGIVGKGRIPKSIMGILEGEALMNDASGLVALKFAIAVALGTMVFTVQGATVEFLKVAVGGILAGVAVTWLYSKSLRIMSRLSGDDPATQIVLLLLLPFASYLIAEHIGVSGILAAVAAGMTISQSGIIRNAPLAMRLRANSVWAMLEFVFNGMVFILLGLQLPGILKTSLELATHDTSIETWHLFADVGIIYFALLLLRFAWLWLMKNFSNQLLKKRPLKFGSFSTRELWVASFAGVRGAITLAGVLSIPYSLADGSDFPSRYQLVFLATGVILFSLIAGVIALPLLLRGVVVDKSSYREEERMARSVAAEVAIESLHKMEERLAADSEENIDEQTLKEISSRVVGNLRRRTVGKDDIEQALMLENLERRFRLTALRAERGELYHLRATQRISNETLQKLLHDLDLLEALLVEKEV comes from the coding sequence ATGGAAATATTTTTTACCATTCTGATTTTGATTCTGGTGGTGTCGCTCTCCGGTGTCGTTACCAGGATGTTACCGTTCCAGGTCCCACTTCCTCTGATGCAAATCCTCGTGGGGGCTTTGCTGGCCTGGCCTAACTTTGGTCTTCACGTCAATTTTGATCCCGATCTGTTCCTGGTGCTGTTTATCCCGCCATTGCTGTTTGCCGATGGCTGGAAAACGCCGATGCGCGAATTTTTGCACAAAGGGCGAGAAATCCTTGGCTTAGCGTTGGCATTGGTGCTGGTGACCGTCGTTGGGATTGGGTATCTGATTTATATGATGGTGCCGAATATCCCACTGGTCGCCGCTTTTGCGCTGGCTGCCGTGCTGTCACCGACCGATGCCGTGGCGCTGTCCGGTATTGTCGGTAAAGGCCGCATTCCAAAATCTATTATGGGCATCCTCGAAGGCGAGGCGCTAATGAACGATGCGTCAGGCCTGGTCGCGCTGAAATTTGCCATCGCGGTTGCTTTGGGAACGATGGTGTTTACAGTACAGGGCGCAACTGTCGAATTCCTTAAAGTGGCGGTTGGCGGCATTCTGGCGGGCGTTGCAGTCACCTGGTTGTACAGTAAATCACTGCGCATTATGAGCCGCTTGAGCGGGGATGACCCGGCTACGCAAATTGTTCTGCTGCTGTTGCTGCCTTTTGCCTCTTACCTGATTGCCGAACATATTGGTGTGTCGGGAATTTTAGCCGCCGTGGCCGCCGGGATGACCATCAGCCAGTCGGGGATTATCCGTAACGCACCTCTGGCGATGCGCCTTCGCGCCAACAGCGTCTGGGCGATGCTGGAGTTTGTTTTCAACGGCATGGTATTTATTCTGTTGGGCCTGCAGCTGCCGGGGATTCTTAAAACCTCGCTGGAATTGGCCACTCACGATACCAGCATTGAGACCTGGCACCTGTTTGCCGATGTTGGCATCATCTATTTTGCGCTATTGCTGCTGCGATTTGCCTGGTTGTGGCTGATGAAGAATTTCAGCAATCAACTGCTCAAGAAAAGGCCACTGAAATTCGGCAGTTTTTCGACGCGTGAACTGTGGGTTGCATCATTTGCCGGCGTACGCGGCGCGATTACTTTGGCCGGTGTATTGTCGATTCCTTACAGCCTGGCCGACGGTTCCGATTTCCCCTCTCGCTATCAGCTAGTATTCCTGGCAACGGGGGTGATTTTGTTCTCGCTGATTGCCGGTGTGATTGCGCTGCCATTACTGCTGCGCGGGGTCGTGGTCGACAAATCATCCTATCGTGAAGAAGAACGCATGGCGCGATCTGTGGCTGCAGAAGTTGCAATCGAAAGTCTGCACAAGATGGAAGAACGCCTTGCCGCTGATTCGGAAGAGAATATCGATGAGCAAACGCTGAAAGAAATCAGCTCGCGCGTGGTGGGGAATTTGCGGCGTCGAACGGTGGGTAAAGATGATATCGAACAGGCCCTGATGCTTGAAAATCTCGAACGTCGCTTCCGTTTAACGGCACTGCGGGCCGAGCGTGGTGAGCTTTATCATCTTCGCGCGACGCAGCGAATCAGCAATGAAACGCTGCAAAAATTGCTGCACGATCTCGATCTGCTGGAAGCATTGCTGGTCGAAAAAGAAGTGTAA
- a CDS encoding NCS2 family permease, with translation MSQHQSQAGGSVTPKGSLDAFFSISARGSNVRQELIAGLTTFLAMVYSVIVVPSMLGKAGFSPTAVFVATCLVAGFGSLLMGLWANLPLAIGCAISLTAFTAFSLVIGQHISVPVALGAVFLMGVLFTVISVTGIRSWILRNLPTGVAHGTGIGIGLFLLLVAANGVGLVIKNPLDGLPVTLGAFTSFPVVMTLLGLAVIFGLEKLRVPGGILLVIIAISVIGLIFDPAVKYHGLFAMPSLSDAGGHSLFFNLDILGAMKAAVLPSVLALVMTAVFDATGTIRAVAGQADLLDKDGQIINAGKALTADSMSSIFAGLVGASPAAVYIESAAGTAAGGKTGLTATVVGVLFLLMLFLSPLSYLVPAYATAPALMYVGLLMLSNVTKLDFSDFVDAMSGLLCAVFIVLTCNIVTGIMLGFSSLVVGRICSGEWRKLNLGTVIIAVALVVFYAGGWAL, from the coding sequence ATGTCTCAACACCAGTCTCAAGCGGGCGGCAGCGTGACGCCTAAAGGATCGCTTGATGCTTTCTTCTCGATAAGCGCGCGCGGCAGCAATGTTCGACAAGAGCTTATCGCAGGCCTCACGACTTTTCTGGCGATGGTTTACTCGGTCATCGTTGTTCCCTCGATGCTGGGTAAGGCCGGATTTTCTCCAACCGCCGTTTTTGTGGCTACCTGCCTGGTCGCCGGTTTTGGTTCGCTGCTAATGGGGCTGTGGGCCAATCTGCCATTGGCGATCGGCTGCGCGATTTCTCTGACCGCCTTTACCGCCTTCAGCCTGGTTATTGGCCAGCACATCAGTGTGCCAGTCGCGCTCGGTGCGGTGTTTCTGATGGGCGTGCTGTTCACTGTTATCTCTGTTACCGGTATTCGCTCGTGGATTTTGCGCAACTTGCCGACCGGCGTTGCGCACGGCACCGGGATTGGTATTGGTCTGTTTTTGCTGCTGGTAGCCGCCAACGGCGTGGGTCTGGTTATCAAGAACCCGTTGGATGGTTTACCGGTCACGCTCGGCGCTTTTACCTCATTTCCAGTGGTCATGACATTATTGGGACTGGCCGTGATTTTTGGTCTGGAAAAGCTGCGCGTGCCGGGTGGTATCCTGCTGGTGATCATTGCTATTTCTGTTATTGGCCTGATTTTCGACCCAGCGGTGAAGTATCACGGCCTGTTTGCCATGCCCTCTCTGTCGGATGCCGGGGGGCACTCGCTGTTCTTTAATCTCGATATTTTGGGCGCTATGAAAGCCGCCGTATTACCGAGCGTACTGGCTTTGGTCATGACCGCAGTTTTTGATGCAACGGGCACGATTCGCGCTGTCGCAGGTCAGGCTGACTTGCTGGATAAAGACGGGCAGATTATCAATGCCGGTAAAGCGTTGACCGCCGATTCAATGAGCAGCATTTTTGCCGGTTTGGTTGGGGCGTCACCGGCGGCAGTCTATATCGAGTCCGCGGCGGGCACGGCGGCAGGCGGTAAAACGGGTTTAACCGCTACCGTGGTCGGCGTCCTTTTCCTGCTGATGCTATTCTTGTCGCCGCTGTCTTATCTTGTTCCGGCCTATGCTACGGCCCCTGCGCTGATGTACGTTGGACTGCTGATGCTGAGCAATGTTACCAAGCTGGACTTCAGCGATTTTGTCGACGCAATGTCGGGTCTGCTGTGCGCCGTGTTTATCGTACTGACCTGTAATATCGTCACCGGCATTATGCTGGGCTTTAGCTCACTGGTGGTGGGGCGCATTTGTTCGGGAGAATGGCGTAAGTTAAATCTCGGCACCGTGATCATTGCCGTGGCGTTGGTAGTGTTTTACGCCGGAGGTTGGGCGCTTTAA
- a CDS encoding glutathione S-transferase family protein, translated as MIILHHLNNSRSQRILWMLEELQLPYTIERYQRDEKTMLAPASLKKIHPLGKSPVLQDGDLIIAESGAIIEYLQETYDPQNTLKPDDAAERLQYRYWLHYAEGSLMPLLVMKLIFGRLGKPPMPWLIRPIAGAIGKGVQQNYIDKQLATHATYLEDHLSKNAWFAGDEFSAADIQMSFPIEAFETRGPMDKCPHLQRWLDTIKARPAYQQALKQGGPYQIGR; from the coding sequence ATGATAATCCTACATCACCTGAACAACTCGCGTTCGCAGCGAATTTTGTGGATGCTAGAAGAGTTGCAGCTGCCTTATACGATTGAGCGCTATCAGCGTGACGAGAAAACCATGCTGGCACCCGCCTCGTTAAAAAAAATTCACCCGCTGGGTAAGTCGCCAGTGTTGCAGGATGGTGACCTGATTATTGCCGAGTCGGGCGCGATTATTGAATATCTGCAAGAAACCTATGACCCGCAAAATACCCTGAAACCAGACGATGCCGCCGAGCGCCTGCAGTATCGTTACTGGCTGCATTATGCCGAAGGTTCGCTGATGCCGTTGCTGGTCATGAAGCTGATTTTTGGACGTCTGGGCAAGCCGCCGATGCCGTGGCTGATCCGCCCGATTGCGGGTGCGATCGGCAAGGGCGTACAGCAGAATTATATTGATAAGCAACTCGCTACTCATGCGACTTATCTCGAAGATCATCTCAGTAAAAATGCCTGGTTTGCTGGCGATGAATTTAGCGCAGCGGATATCCAGATGAGCTTCCCGATAGAAGCATTCGAAACGCGTGGCCCGATGGATAAATGTCCACATCTGCAACGTTGGCTGGATACCATCAAGGCCCGACCCGCTTATCAGCAGGCATTGAAGCAGGGTGGCCCCTACCAGATCGGCCGTTGA
- a CDS encoding nuclear transport factor 2 family protein, whose translation MDNVTAVIEKQFAAYNQHDLETFVSCFSESFTAFRMPSLEPAMEGKQQLSEFYAAHRFNNPKLKAELVSRTVLGNKVFDLEKIHGLGDLPIESMAVFEVNEGLIETAWFYFA comes from the coding sequence ATGGATAATGTTACCGCCGTCATTGAAAAACAGTTCGCCGCCTATAATCAACACGATCTTGAGACCTTTGTCTCCTGCTTTAGTGAATCATTTACTGCCTTTCGCATGCCCTCTCTCGAGCCGGCAATGGAAGGGAAACAGCAACTTAGCGAATTCTACGCCGCTCATAGATTCAATAATCCCAAACTCAAGGCCGAGCTGGTTTCGCGCACCGTGTTAGGCAATAAAGTCTTTGACCTGGAGAAAATCCACGGGTTGGGCGATTTGCCCATTGAAAGCATGGCCGTGTTTGAAGTGAATGAGGGTTTGATTGAAACCGCATGGTTTTACTTTGCCTAA
- a CDS encoding inositol monophosphatase, with translation MKTEISDRLQIASKIAAQAAELALSFFHRRSEIDVSSKRTQDFVSEADVAVEEFIRQQLHENFPGDPIIGEEMGGHLSDAACWVIDPIDGTSNFLRGSPLWGVSLGLVERHRPVIGVVVLPVLNELFAAESGKGIFLNGKPFTRDDPFADVQVLSLGDSADDQLGEASAFYRGLREADWSVHCYRCTTVGMVFAAKGVIDGHLQRRTTLWDIAGGAVLCQEAGLETVVNFGSEGIRHLSVAAGTPALMAAVRPLWPDLAPR, from the coding sequence ATGAAAACCGAAATTTCCGATCGCTTGCAGATTGCCAGCAAGATTGCCGCGCAGGCGGCCGAACTGGCGCTGAGCTTCTTTCACCGCCGTAGCGAGATTGACGTCAGCAGCAAACGAACCCAGGATTTTGTTTCTGAGGCTGACGTGGCGGTCGAAGAGTTTATCCGCCAACAGTTACATGAAAACTTTCCAGGCGACCCCATCATTGGTGAAGAGATGGGCGGCCATTTAAGCGATGCGGCCTGTTGGGTGATCGATCCGATTGATGGAACGTCCAATTTTTTGCGCGGCTCGCCGCTGTGGGGCGTTTCGCTGGGGCTGGTGGAGCGTCATCGGCCGGTGATAGGCGTCGTGGTGCTGCCGGTGCTTAACGAACTATTTGCAGCAGAAAGCGGCAAGGGGATCTTTCTCAACGGCAAACCTTTTACTCGAGACGATCCCTTTGCGGATGTTCAAGTGCTGTCGCTGGGCGATAGTGCCGACGATCAGCTAGGCGAGGCTTCGGCATTTTATCGCGGGTTGCGCGAGGCTGACTGGTCGGTACACTGCTACCGTTGTACCACGGTGGGCATGGTGTTTGCTGCGAAGGGCGTAATAGACGGACATCTGCAACGCCGCACCACGCTGTGGGATATTGCTGGTGGCGCGGTGCTTTGTCAGGAAGCTGGACTGGAAACGGTAGTTAATTTCGGTAGCGAAGGGATCCGTCATTTGTCGGTTGCCGCCGGAACACCAGCTTTGATGGCTGCCGTCAGGCCGCTTTGGCCTGACCTGGCGCCACGTTAA